The Geodermatophilaceae bacterium NBWT11 genome has a segment encoding these proteins:
- a CDS encoding ATP-dependent sacrificial sulfur transferase LarE codes for MPAVLVAFSGGVDSGVVLAAAVRALGADRVVAATAVSASLPAAERTAARAFAAGLGVRHEEPSTDELARPDYVANSGARCFSCKAELMDTLRPLATELGIADVATGTNADDVVAGFRPGIRAAAERRARTPLADAGMTKADVRAAARAWGLPLADKPAAACLASRIAYGVPVSAPRLARVEAAEVALRLALADAGLTVRDLRVRDLGDRARVELDAQLVPLVGPELLAVVRGFDTVELDPRGFRSGSMNELLADPARYR; via the coding sequence ATGCCCGCCGTCCTGGTGGCGTTCTCCGGCGGGGTGGACTCCGGCGTGGTGCTGGCCGCCGCCGTCCGGGCCCTGGGCGCCGACCGGGTGGTCGCCGCCACCGCGGTCTCGGCGTCCCTGCCCGCCGCCGAGCGGACGGCGGCACGGGCCTTCGCCGCCGGCCTCGGGGTGCGGCACGAGGAGCCCTCGACCGACGAGCTCGCCCGGCCCGACTACGTGGCCAACAGCGGGGCCCGGTGCTTCTCCTGCAAGGCCGAGCTGATGGACACCCTCCGGCCGCTGGCCACCGAGCTGGGCATCGCCGACGTGGCCACCGGCACCAACGCCGACGACGTCGTGGCCGGCTTCCGGCCGGGCATCCGGGCCGCCGCCGAACGCCGGGCGCGCACCCCGCTGGCCGACGCGGGGATGACCAAGGCCGACGTCCGCGCCGCCGCCCGCGCCTGGGGTCTCCCGCTGGCCGACAAGCCGGCCGCCGCGTGCCTGGCCAGCCGGATCGCCTACGGGGTGCCGGTGTCGGCGCCCCGGCTGGCCCGGGTGGAGGCCGCCGAGGTGGCGCTGCGGCTGGCGCTGGCCGACGCCGGGCTGACCGTGCGCGACCTGCGGGTGCGCGACCTCGGCGACCGGGCCCGGGTGGAGCTCGACGCGCAGCTGGTCCCGCTGGTCGGTCCCGAGCTGCTGGCGGTGGTGCGCGGGTTCGACACCGTCGAGCTCGACCCCCGCGGCTTCCGGTCCGGCTCGATGAACGAGCTGCTGGCCGACCCCGCCCGCTACCGCTGA
- a CDS encoding antibiotic biosynthesis monooxygenase has translation MSVVKINVLTVPAEARERLEERFSNRAGAVESSDGFEWFELLRPVEGTDSYLVYTRWRSEADFEAWQNGQDFARGHAQARNAPEGQGPAATGSSIWSFEVVTQASPKA, from the coding sequence ATGAGCGTCGTGAAGATCAACGTGCTGACCGTGCCCGCCGAGGCCCGCGAGCGACTGGAGGAGCGTTTCAGCAACCGGGCCGGGGCGGTCGAGTCCTCCGACGGGTTCGAGTGGTTCGAGCTGCTGCGCCCGGTCGAGGGCACCGACTCCTACCTCGTCTACACCCGCTGGCGCAGCGAGGCCGACTTCGAGGCCTGGCAGAACGGCCAGGACTTCGCCCGCGGTCACGCGCAGGCGCGCAACGCCCCCGAGGGCCAGGGCCCGGCCGCCACCGGCTCGAGCATCTGGTCCTTCGAGGTCGTCACCCAGGCGTCGCCGAAGGCCTGA
- a CDS encoding VanZ family protein, which produces MREWFVEHGALARGAFAVAVLVSLAVLFAPPSDVPSSPPGVDKLVHAGLFLVLAFTSRWAGIREVLVGVALVGYAAVSEVVQGTDLVGRDASAGDWVADVVGVALGLLLWRSVARVRPPA; this is translated from the coding sequence ATGAGGGAGTGGTTCGTCGAGCACGGGGCGCTGGCCCGCGGCGCGTTCGCCGTCGCGGTGCTGGTGTCGTTGGCCGTGCTCTTCGCACCCCCCTCCGACGTGCCCTCCTCCCCGCCCGGGGTGGACAAGCTCGTGCACGCCGGTCTCTTCCTGGTCCTGGCGTTCACCTCCCGGTGGGCCGGCATCCGCGAGGTGCTCGTGGGTGTCGCCCTCGTCGGCTACGCCGCCGTGAGCGAGGTGGTGCAGGGCACCGACCTGGTGGGCCGGGACGCCTCGGCCGGCGACTGGGTCGCCGACGTCGTGGGGGTCGCGCTGGGCCTCCTGCTGTGGCGGTCCGTCGCCCGGGTCCGCCCGCCCGCCTGA
- a CDS encoding 4-hydroxy-tetrahydrodipicolinate reductase encodes MTTSTPEAVTTPTPEVPLTSVAVLGARGRMGVEVCKAVNDADDLELVAMVEGSEWLFNVADGGAQVAVDFTRPESVMENIRFCIDQNIHCVVGTTGFDDAKIATIREWLEPKPELGVLIAPNFGIGAVLLMRFAADAARFFPSVEVIELHHPGKVDAPSGTASRTASVIADARRAAGMAPAPDATQEESSLPGARGADVDGVPVHSIRLSGLVAHEEVLLGATGETLTLRHDSYDRASFMPGVLLAVREVSRRPGLTIGIDALLGL; translated from the coding sequence ATGACCACCAGCACCCCCGAAGCCGTAACCACCCCGACCCCCGAGGTCCCGCTCACCTCGGTCGCCGTCCTGGGTGCCCGCGGGCGCATGGGCGTCGAGGTCTGCAAGGCCGTCAACGACGCCGACGACCTCGAGCTCGTCGCCATGGTCGAGGGCAGCGAGTGGCTCTTCAACGTCGCCGACGGGGGAGCCCAGGTGGCCGTCGACTTCACCCGGCCCGAGTCGGTCATGGAGAACATCCGCTTCTGCATCGACCAGAACATCCACTGCGTGGTGGGGACGACGGGCTTCGACGACGCCAAGATCGCCACCATCCGGGAGTGGCTCGAGCCCAAGCCCGAGCTCGGTGTGCTGATCGCGCCCAACTTCGGCATCGGCGCGGTCCTGCTCATGCGCTTCGCCGCGGATGCGGCCCGCTTCTTCCCCTCGGTCGAGGTGATCGAGCTGCACCACCCCGGGAAGGTCGACGCCCCGTCGGGCACCGCGTCCCGTACGGCCTCGGTGATCGCCGACGCGCGCCGGGCGGCCGGCATGGCCCCGGCGCCCGACGCCACCCAGGAGGAGTCCTCCCTCCCCGGTGCCCGCGGCGCCGACGTCGACGGGGTGCCCGTGCACTCGATCCGGCTGTCGGGACTCGTCGCCCACGAGGAGGTGCTCCTCGGTGCCACGGGGGAGACGCTCACCCTCCGGCACGACTCCTACGACCGGGCCTCGTTCATGCCCGGGGTGCTCCTGGCCGTGCGCGAGGTGTCCCGCCGGCCCGGCCTGACCATCGGGATCGACGCTCTCCTCGGTCTCTGA
- a CDS encoding polyribonucleotide nucleotidyltransferase → MSAPTTDTFTDDFEDGVFTASAVIDNGALGSRTITFETGRLAKQAAGSVVASMGDTTLLSATTAGRSPREQLDFFPLTVDVEERMYAIGKIPGSFFRREGRPSEDAILTCRLIDRPLRPTFAKGLRNEVQVVISVLSLDPDHLYDVLAINGASASTQLSGLPFSGPVGATRVALINGQWVGFPTHAELEDAVFDMVVAGRVLPDGDVAIMMVEAEATEKTIELIAGGATAPTEEVVSQGLEAAKPFIKALCDAQATLAEAAAKPVGTFPRFLDYQDDVYAAVDAQAAEKLAVAQAIPGKADRDDATDALKDEVKAALADQFEGREKEVSGAFRAVTKKVVRQRILRDKVRIDGRGVTDIRPLSAEVEVLPRVHGSALFERGETQIMGVTTLNMLRMEQQLDTLNPVTRKRYMHNYNFPPYSTGETGRVGSPKRREIGHGALAERALLPVLPDREEFPYAIRQVSEALGSNGSTSMGSVCASTLSLLNAGVPLRAPVAGIAMGLVSDEVDGKTEYVALTDILGAEDAFGDMDFKVAGTKDFVTALQLDTKLDGIPSDVLAAALTQARAARLHILDVMLEAIDGPDEMSPFAPRVTTVRIPVDKIGAVIGPKGQMINAIQDETGADITIEDDGTIYVGASDGPSAQAAVDKINAIANPTLPKVGERFLGTVVKTTAFGAFVSLLPGRDGLVHISKLGNGKRIAKVEDVANVGDKLQVEITDIDARGKISLVPVVEGGASSEDAPAEAAAPAGE, encoded by the coding sequence ATGTCCGCACCCACCACAGACACCTTCACCGACGACTTCGAGGACGGCGTCTTCACCGCCTCCGCCGTCATCGACAACGGGGCCCTGGGCTCCCGCACCATCACCTTCGAGACCGGCCGCCTCGCCAAGCAGGCCGCCGGTTCGGTCGTCGCTTCGATGGGCGACACCACCCTGCTGTCGGCCACGACGGCCGGCCGTTCCCCCCGCGAGCAGCTGGACTTCTTCCCGCTGACCGTGGACGTCGAGGAGCGGATGTACGCGATCGGGAAGATCCCCGGTTCCTTCTTCCGTCGTGAGGGTCGCCCCTCCGAGGACGCGATCCTCACCTGCCGGCTGATCGACCGCCCGCTGCGCCCGACCTTCGCCAAGGGCCTGCGCAACGAGGTCCAGGTCGTCATCAGCGTGCTGTCGCTGGACCCCGACCACCTGTACGACGTGCTGGCGATCAACGGCGCCTCGGCGTCGACCCAGCTGTCCGGTCTGCCCTTCTCCGGCCCGGTCGGTGCCACCCGGGTGGCCCTGATCAACGGGCAGTGGGTCGGCTTCCCGACGCACGCCGAGCTCGAGGACGCCGTCTTCGACATGGTGGTGGCCGGTCGGGTCCTGCCCGACGGCGACGTCGCGATCATGATGGTCGAGGCCGAGGCCACCGAGAAGACGATCGAGCTCATCGCCGGTGGCGCGACCGCGCCCACCGAGGAGGTCGTCTCCCAGGGCCTCGAGGCCGCCAAGCCCTTCATCAAGGCGCTGTGCGACGCCCAAGCGACGCTCGCCGAGGCCGCCGCCAAGCCGGTCGGCACCTTCCCGCGCTTCCTGGACTACCAGGACGACGTGTACGCCGCCGTGGACGCCCAGGCCGCCGAGAAGCTCGCCGTCGCCCAGGCGATCCCCGGCAAGGCCGACCGCGACGACGCCACCGACGCGCTCAAGGACGAGGTCAAGGCCGCGCTGGCCGACCAGTTCGAGGGTCGCGAGAAGGAGGTCTCCGGTGCCTTCCGCGCGGTGACCAAGAAGGTCGTCCGTCAGCGCATCCTGCGCGACAAGGTCCGCATCGACGGCCGCGGCGTCACCGACATCCGGCCCCTGTCGGCCGAGGTCGAGGTGCTCCCGCGGGTGCACGGTTCGGCGCTGTTCGAGCGTGGCGAGACCCAGATCATGGGCGTCACCACGCTGAACATGCTCCGCATGGAGCAGCAGCTGGACACGCTGAACCCGGTGACCCGCAAGCGTTACATGCACAACTACAACTTCCCGCCGTACTCCACCGGCGAGACCGGTCGCGTGGGTTCGCCCAAGCGCCGCGAGATCGGCCACGGCGCGCTGGCCGAGCGGGCGCTGCTGCCCGTGCTGCCCGACCGCGAGGAGTTCCCCTACGCGATCCGTCAGGTGTCCGAGGCGCTGGGCTCCAACGGCTCGACGTCGATGGGCTCGGTCTGCGCCTCCACCCTGTCGCTGCTCAACGCCGGTGTGCCGCTGCGCGCCCCGGTCGCCGGCATCGCCATGGGCCTGGTCTCCGACGAGGTCGACGGGAAGACCGAGTACGTCGCGCTGACCGACATCCTCGGCGCGGAGGACGCCTTCGGTGACATGGACTTCAAGGTCGCCGGCACCAAGGACTTTGTGACCGCCCTCCAGCTGGACACCAAGCTCGACGGCATCCCCTCCGACGTCCTCGCGGCTGCGCTGACCCAGGCCCGCGCGGCCCGGCTGCACATCCTCGACGTGATGCTCGAGGCGATCGACGGCCCCGACGAGATGAGCCCGTTCGCCCCCCGGGTGACCACGGTCCGCATCCCCGTGGACAAGATCGGTGCGGTCATCGGGCCCAAGGGCCAGATGATCAACGCGATCCAGGACGAGACCGGCGCCGACATCACCATCGAGGACGACGGCACGATCTACGTCGGTGCCTCCGACGGTCCGTCGGCCCAGGCCGCGGTGGACAAGATCAACGCGATCGCGAACCCGACGCTGCCCAAGGTCGGCGAGCGGTTCCTGGGCACGGTCGTCAAGACCACCGCCTTCGGTGCCTTCGTCTCGCTGTTGCCCGGCCGCGACGGCCTGGTGCACATCAGCAAGCTGGGCAACGGCAAGCGGATCGCCAAGGTCGAGGACGTCGCGAACGTCGGCGACAAGCTGCAGGTCGAGATCACCGACATCGACGCCCGCGGCAAGATCAGCCTGGTCCCGGTCGTCGAGGGCGGCGCCTCCTCCGAGGACGCGCCGGCCGAGGCCGCTGCACCCGCGGGTGAGTGA
- a CDS encoding insulinase family protein — protein MLDVDEFGGRVERTALPGGLRVITELMPGVLSATVGIWVGVGSRDETPGLAGSSHFLEHLLFKGTRSRSALEIATAMDAVGGEMNAFTAKEHTCYYANVLASDLPLAVTLLGDLVTDALNTAPDLESERTVVLEEIAMRDDEPADAVHDLFSDTLFGDTPLGRSVLGTVESIESLTRDDVDGWYRGRYATPSIVVAAAGRVDHAQVLALVHAAFGDRLSGPARPDPLRSGEDVARMTPAHRTGLIHRKTEQTHLLLGGIGLGRLDDRRYAAAVLDAAVGGGMSSRLFQEVREKRGLVYSVGSSLTHYAGTGVFSVYAGCAPKRVPEVLRLVRASLTEVAADGISDEEVARGIGQLRGGLVLGLEDTGSRMSRLGKSELSYGEYVPVPEVLARLDGVDTAAVRAVAADLLTRDLCLAVVGPYRQKDLEALAA, from the coding sequence CTGCTGGACGTCGACGAGTTCGGCGGCCGGGTGGAGCGCACCGCGCTGCCCGGCGGCCTGCGGGTGATCACCGAGCTGATGCCCGGTGTCCTCTCGGCCACCGTCGGCATCTGGGTGGGCGTGGGGTCGCGCGACGAGACCCCGGGCCTGGCCGGCTCCTCGCACTTCCTGGAGCACCTGCTCTTCAAGGGCACCCGCAGCCGCAGTGCCCTCGAGATCGCCACCGCCATGGACGCGGTGGGCGGTGAGATGAACGCCTTCACCGCCAAGGAGCACACCTGCTACTACGCCAACGTGCTCGCCAGCGACCTCCCCCTGGCGGTGACGCTGCTCGGCGACCTGGTCACCGATGCGCTCAACACCGCGCCGGACCTGGAGTCCGAGCGCACGGTGGTGCTCGAGGAGATCGCGATGCGCGACGACGAGCCAGCCGACGCCGTGCACGACCTGTTCTCCGACACCCTGTTCGGCGACACCCCGCTCGGGCGGTCGGTGCTGGGCACGGTGGAGTCCATCGAGTCCCTGACCCGGGACGACGTCGACGGCTGGTACCGGGGCCGGTACGCCACCCCCTCGATCGTCGTCGCCGCGGCAGGGCGGGTGGACCACGCCCAGGTGCTGGCGCTGGTGCACGCCGCCTTCGGCGACCGGTTGTCAGGCCCGGCCCGGCCCGACCCGTTGCGGTCGGGGGAGGACGTCGCACGGATGACGCCGGCGCACCGCACGGGTCTGATCCACCGGAAGACCGAGCAGACCCACCTGCTGCTGGGCGGGATCGGGTTGGGCCGGTTGGACGACCGCCGGTACGCCGCGGCCGTGCTGGACGCCGCCGTCGGTGGGGGGATGAGCTCTCGGCTGTTCCAGGAGGTCCGCGAGAAGCGCGGACTGGTCTACAGCGTGGGTTCCTCGCTCACCCACTACGCGGGCACCGGGGTGTTCTCGGTCTACGCGGGGTGTGCGCCCAAGCGGGTGCCCGAGGTGCTCCGCCTGGTGCGCGCCTCGCTGACCGAGGTGGCGGCCGACGGGATCTCCGACGAGGAGGTGGCCCGGGGGATCGGCCAGCTCCGGGGTGGTCTCGTCCTGGGGTTGGAGGACACCGGGTCGCGGATGAGTCGACTGGGCAAGAGCGAGCTGTCCTACGGGGAGTACGTGCCGGTGCCCGAGGTGCTGGCCCGGCTGGACGGGGTGGACACCGCGGCGGTGCGCGCGGTCGCTGCCGACCTGCTCACCCGCGACCTGTGCCTGGCCGTGGTCGGCCCCTACCGGCAGAAGGACCTGGAGGCGCTCGCCGCATGA
- the larB gene encoding nickel pincer cofactor biosynthesis protein LarB, translating into MPPSLPTRRAHDTGAVTENRTADVGVARLDVDRAARTGTPEVVYAEGKTPAQTVTCLAGLLDAGAPLAWATRVSPATAAAVLERWPGAHVDPVARVARVGTVPPPVGEVLVLTAGTSDDAVAAEVAATLTASGVGCRRVDDVGVAGIHRVLAVAPDLARADAVVVVAGMDGALPSVVAGLTDRLVVAVPTSVGYGAAFDGLAALLTMLTACAPGVLVVNIDNGFGAGVAAARIARSAQR; encoded by the coding sequence ATGCCCCCGAGTCTGCCCACCCGCCGCGCCCACGACACTGGGGCGGTGACCGAGAACCGCACCGCCGACGTCGGCGTCGCCCGGCTGGACGTCGACCGCGCCGCCCGCACCGGCACCCCCGAGGTGGTCTACGCCGAGGGCAAGACCCCGGCGCAGACCGTCACCTGCCTGGCCGGCCTGCTCGACGCCGGCGCCCCGCTGGCCTGGGCCACCCGGGTCTCCCCCGCCACCGCGGCCGCGGTGCTCGAGCGCTGGCCCGGGGCGCACGTCGACCCGGTCGCCCGCGTGGCCCGGGTGGGCACCGTGCCGCCGCCGGTCGGCGAGGTGCTCGTCCTGACCGCCGGGACGTCGGACGACGCGGTGGCCGCCGAGGTGGCCGCGACCCTCACGGCCAGCGGCGTGGGCTGCCGGCGGGTGGACGACGTGGGCGTCGCCGGCATCCACCGGGTGCTCGCGGTGGCCCCGGACCTCGCCCGGGCCGACGCGGTGGTCGTCGTGGCCGGCATGGACGGCGCGCTGCCCAGCGTGGTGGCCGGGCTGACCGACCGGCTGGTCGTCGCCGTCCCCACGTCGGTGGGCTACGGCGCGGCCTTCGACGGGCTGGCCGCGCTGCTGACCATGCTCACCGCCTGCGCCCCGGGGGTGCTGGTGGTCAACATCGACAACGGGTTCGGCGCCGGGGTGGCCGCGGCGCGGATCGCCCGCTCGGCTCAGCGGTAG
- a CDS encoding branched-chain amino acid aminotransferase codes for MTDTLTDSRASSRLFSEGVPLVVEEAPRRSAADREQLLADPGFGKVFTDHMVVARYVAGQGWTEAKLTGYAPLQLDPSTAALHYAQSIFEGLKAYAQPDGSVAVFRPEQNAARMARGAVRMAMPPVPRDGFLAAVDALVDADRDWVPTGPDQTLYIRPYELAIEPFLGVRPAAEYLFVVIASPAGAYFPRGVQPVSVYLSEDYIRAAPGGTGDVKCAGNYAASLLAQEQAIAAGCDQVVWLDATEKKYVEEMGGMNLFFVLGSGADAELVTPELTGTLLPGITRASLITVAREMGHTVTERRFTVEEWRAGVADGSITETFACGTAAVITPVGEVKARTGDFTVGDGTPGTLTMALRERLLDVQHGRVADDHGWLHTVTAG; via the coding sequence ATGACCGACACGCTCACCGACAGCCGCGCCTCCTCTCGCCTCTTCAGCGAGGGCGTGCCGCTGGTGGTGGAGGAGGCTCCCCGCCGGTCCGCCGCCGACCGCGAGCAGCTGCTCGCCGACCCCGGCTTCGGCAAGGTCTTCACCGACCACATGGTCGTGGCCCGCTACGTCGCCGGGCAGGGCTGGACCGAGGCGAAGCTGACCGGGTACGCCCCGCTGCAGCTGGACCCCAGCACCGCCGCGCTGCACTACGCCCAGTCGATCTTCGAGGGGCTCAAGGCCTACGCCCAGCCCGACGGCTCGGTCGCGGTCTTCAGGCCCGAGCAGAACGCCGCCCGGATGGCCCGCGGCGCGGTCCGGATGGCCATGCCCCCGGTCCCGCGTGACGGCTTCCTGGCCGCCGTCGACGCCCTCGTCGACGCCGACCGCGACTGGGTGCCCACCGGCCCCGACCAGACGCTCTACATCCGGCCCTACGAGCTGGCGATCGAGCCGTTCCTCGGCGTCCGGCCGGCCGCGGAGTACCTGTTCGTCGTCATCGCCAGCCCGGCCGGTGCCTACTTCCCGCGCGGGGTCCAGCCGGTGTCGGTCTACCTCTCCGAGGACTACATCCGGGCCGCTCCCGGCGGCACCGGCGACGTCAAGTGCGCCGGCAACTACGCCGCGAGCCTGCTGGCCCAGGAGCAGGCCATCGCGGCCGGCTGCGACCAGGTCGTCTGGCTGGACGCGACGGAGAAGAAGTACGTCGAGGAGATGGGCGGGATGAACCTGTTCTTCGTCCTCGGCTCCGGTGCCGACGCCGAGCTGGTCACCCCCGAGCTCACCGGCACGCTCCTGCCCGGCATCACCCGGGCCTCGCTGATCACCGTGGCCCGCGAGATGGGGCACACGGTCACCGAGCGCCGGTTCACCGTCGAGGAGTGGCGGGCCGGCGTCGCCGACGGGTCGATCACCGAGACCTTCGCCTGCGGCACCGCCGCCGTCATCACCCCGGTCGGCGAGGTCAAGGCGCGCACCGGTGACTTCACCGTCGGCGACGGCACCCCCGGCACGCTCACGATGGCGCTGCGCGAGCGGCTGCTCGACGTCCAGCACGGCCGGGTCGCCGACGACCACGGCTGGCTGCACACCGTCACCGCCGGCTGA
- a CDS encoding alpha/beta fold hydrolase: protein MQPPGTPWTSSGVRRVQVRLHGHDLSARVGGTDGPVLLLLHGLLGSGAAFGPALDELARTHRVVAPDLTGHGESEKPPGDYSLGSFATLARDLLVVLGVDAATVVGHSLGGGVALQFAHQFPAMAQRLVLVDSGGLGRDVSPALRAVTLPGAEWVLPAVFNRYTRAAGRRVLAPLQRWTPPGTAQVVSGLDTLADADARAAFVLTARAVLDLGGQRVSAADRVYLAEALPVLLVWGGKDTVIPARHALELHALLPGSRLEVFAGAGHFPQVDDPGRFAAVVSDFVATTADRVLDPTEREARWAAAVRGASTVVDAPDVRPSATPG from the coding sequence ATGCAGCCACCGGGTACGCCGTGGACGTCGTCCGGGGTGCGCCGGGTGCAGGTGCGGTTGCACGGGCACGACCTCTCGGCCCGGGTCGGCGGCACCGACGGTCCGGTGCTCCTGCTGCTGCACGGGCTGCTGGGCTCGGGCGCCGCGTTCGGCCCGGCACTGGACGAGCTGGCCCGCACCCACCGGGTGGTCGCCCCGGACCTGACCGGCCACGGGGAGTCGGAGAAGCCGCCCGGGGACTACAGCCTGGGCTCCTTCGCGACCCTGGCCCGCGACCTGCTCGTCGTGCTCGGGGTGGACGCCGCCACCGTGGTCGGACACAGCCTGGGTGGTGGCGTCGCACTCCAGTTCGCCCACCAGTTCCCGGCGATGGCGCAGCGGCTGGTGCTGGTGGACTCCGGCGGCCTGGGCCGGGACGTGAGCCCGGCGCTGCGCGCGGTCACGCTGCCCGGCGCGGAGTGGGTGCTGCCGGCGGTGTTCAACCGGTACACCCGGGCGGCCGGACGACGGGTGCTGGCCCCGCTGCAGCGCTGGACGCCGCCGGGCACCGCCCAGGTGGTCTCCGGCCTGGACACCCTGGCCGACGCCGACGCCCGGGCCGCGTTCGTGCTCACCGCCCGGGCGGTGCTGGACCTCGGCGGGCAGCGGGTCAGCGCCGCCGACCGGGTCTACCTGGCCGAGGCCCTGCCGGTGCTCCTGGTGTGGGGCGGCAAGGACACCGTCATCCCCGCCCGGCACGCCCTCGAACTGCACGCGCTGCTGCCGGGCAGCCGGCTGGAGGTCTTCGCCGGCGCCGGGCACTTCCCGCAGGTCGACGACCCCGGCCGGTTCGCCGCCGTCGTCAGCGACTTCGTGGCGACGACGGCGGACCGGGTGCTCGACCCCACCGAGCGCGAGGCCCGGTGGGCCGCCGCGGTGCGGGGGGCCTCGACGGTGGTCGACGCGCCGGACGTCAGGCCTTCGGCGACGCCTGGGTGA
- a CDS encoding bifunctional riboflavin kinase/FAD synthetase, translating to MQLWRGLEATPGDLGRTVVTVGMYDGVHRGHQQLIAAAVAKARSLGRPALLLTFDPHPAEVVRPGAHPAILTSADRKAELVAELGVDAMCVLPFTPEFSRLSPEGFTHTVLVEHLHAAAVVVGENFSYGHRAAGDVASLTREGRRFGFGVEGLALETAMAVDGADGGEVTISSTYIRACVAAGDLVSAARALGRPHRVDGVVVRGERRGRELGYPTANVESPLYTAVPADGVYAGTLVLKDSRGRHQGTHPAAISVGTNPTFQGTRRTVEAFLLDWTGDLYGEHVGVEFVERLRPMTAYEGAEALVVQMATDVEDTRKVLRLT from the coding sequence GTGCAGCTCTGGCGTGGCCTGGAGGCCACTCCCGGTGACCTCGGGCGGACCGTGGTCACCGTCGGGATGTACGACGGGGTGCACCGCGGCCACCAGCAGCTCATCGCGGCCGCGGTGGCCAAGGCGCGCAGCCTGGGCCGCCCGGCCCTGCTGCTCACCTTCGACCCGCACCCGGCCGAGGTGGTCCGGCCCGGGGCGCACCCGGCGATCCTGACCTCGGCCGACCGCAAGGCCGAGCTGGTCGCCGAGCTCGGTGTCGACGCGATGTGCGTGCTGCCCTTCACCCCCGAGTTCAGCCGGCTGTCCCCGGAGGGCTTCACGCACACCGTGCTGGTCGAGCACCTGCACGCCGCGGCCGTCGTGGTGGGGGAGAACTTCAGCTACGGCCACCGGGCCGCCGGCGACGTCGCCTCGCTGACCCGCGAGGGACGGCGCTTCGGCTTCGGCGTGGAGGGCCTGGCGCTGGAGACCGCGATGGCGGTGGACGGCGCCGACGGGGGAGAGGTCACCATCTCCTCCACCTACATCCGGGCCTGCGTGGCCGCCGGTGACCTGGTGTCCGCGGCCCGCGCGCTGGGCCGCCCGCACCGGGTGGACGGCGTCGTCGTCCGGGGGGAGCGGCGCGGCCGGGAGCTGGGCTACCCGACGGCCAACGTCGAGTCCCCGCTGTACACCGCCGTCCCCGCCGACGGGGTGTACGCCGGCACCCTGGTCCTCAAGGACTCCCGCGGCCGGCACCAGGGCACCCACCCGGCGGCCATCTCGGTGGGCACCAACCCCACCTTCCAGGGCACCCGCCGCACCGTCGAGGCCTTCCTCCTGGACTGGACCGGCGACCTCTACGGCGAGCACGTCGGTGTCGAGTTCGTCGAGCGCCTGCGCCCCATGACCGCCTACGAGGGCGCCGAGGCCCTCGTCGTCCAGATGGCGACGGACGTGGAAGACACGAGAAAGGTCCTCCGCCTCACCTGA
- the rpsO gene encoding 30S ribosomal protein S15 has translation MALESATKKQIMTEYATVEGDTGSPEVQVAMLTRRISDLTEHLKMHKHDHHSRRGLLLLVGRRRRLLNYLAKTDIGRYRTLIERLGLRR, from the coding sequence ATGGCACTCGAGAGTGCGACGAAGAAGCAGATCATGACCGAGTACGCGACGGTCGAGGGCGACACCGGTTCCCCCGAGGTGCAGGTCGCGATGCTGACCCGACGGATCAGCGACCTGACCGAGCACCTGAAGATGCACAAGCACGACCACCACAGCCGGCGGGGCCTGCTCCTGCTGGTCGGCCGGCGTCGCCGGCTGCTGAACTACCTGGCCAAGACCGACATCGGTCGGTACCGCACGTTGATCGAGCGGCTCGGCCTGCGCCGCTAG